Proteins found in one Corynebacterium freneyi genomic segment:
- the cobG gene encoding precorrin-3B synthase: MNPMVDQPETPRPERDRPDACPGTRRVHIAADGAIGRLRFPGGFLPAPGFMVLADLADNFGDGYIHFTSRGNLQIRGIRDVSGFADAAEEAGMLPHPDHDRVRNILQSPMTGRVGGLDDVSELVHAFDDALCADESLAALPGRTLFALDDGRGDVLGEAPDLGLVALGGGEFELVVAGAPAGVSVPRDRAVEMLLSATRAWAEVRGEAWRIAESDGADRVVAMTAEAIGVPVGDPSAAESFAFAHPGTEQIGWIDQPDGLVSLAAGLRFGVLPSRLARAIAQTRVPVHVTPWYSLVLHDLEEADAEQVVRVLAPNGLIFDRKSTWLNVSACTGRPGCPKSLADTRGDAAHAIAQARLPEGRVHFSGCERRCGRPKGGYVDYLATGDGEYEVTSVD, from the coding sequence ATGAACCCCATGGTCGACCAGCCCGAAACCCCCCGCCCCGAACGCGACCGCCCCGACGCCTGCCCGGGCACCCGCCGCGTGCACATCGCCGCCGACGGCGCCATCGGCCGCCTGCGTTTCCCCGGCGGATTCCTGCCCGCGCCGGGCTTCATGGTGCTGGCGGACCTGGCCGACAACTTCGGCGACGGCTACATCCACTTCACCTCCCGCGGCAACCTGCAGATCCGCGGCATCCGCGACGTGTCCGGGTTCGCCGACGCCGCCGAGGAAGCCGGCATGCTCCCCCACCCCGACCACGACCGCGTGCGCAACATCCTGCAGTCCCCGATGACCGGCCGCGTCGGCGGACTCGACGACGTCTCCGAGCTGGTGCACGCGTTCGACGACGCCTTGTGCGCCGACGAGTCGCTTGCGGCGCTGCCGGGACGCACCCTGTTCGCGCTTGACGACGGCCGCGGCGACGTCCTCGGCGAAGCACCCGACCTCGGCCTGGTCGCCCTCGGCGGCGGCGAATTCGAACTGGTCGTCGCCGGGGCACCCGCCGGAGTGTCCGTGCCCCGCGACCGCGCGGTGGAAATGCTGCTGTCGGCGACCCGCGCGTGGGCGGAGGTGCGCGGCGAGGCCTGGCGCATCGCCGAATCCGACGGGGCCGACCGGGTCGTCGCCATGACCGCGGAAGCCATCGGCGTGCCCGTCGGTGATCCGTCGGCCGCCGAGTCCTTCGCGTTCGCCCACCCCGGCACCGAACAGATCGGGTGGATCGACCAGCCCGACGGCCTGGTCAGCCTCGCCGCCGGGCTGCGGTTCGGCGTCCTGCCCTCCCGCCTGGCCCGCGCCATCGCCCAGACCCGCGTGCCCGTCCACGTCACGCCCTGGTACTCGCTGGTCCTCCACGACCTGGAGGAAGCCGACGCCGAGCAGGTCGTGCGCGTCCTGGCGCCCAACGGCCTGATCTTCGACCGCAAGTCGACGTGGCTCAACGTCTCCGCCTGCACCGGCCGGCCCGGCTGCCCGAAGTCGCTGGCCGACACCCGCGGCGACGCCGCCCACGCCATCGCCCAGGCCCGCCTGCCCGAGGGACGCGTGCACTTCTCCGGCTGCGAGCGCCGTTGCGGCCGACCCAAGGGCGGATACGTCGACTACCTGGCCACCGGCGACGGCGAATACGAGGTCACCTCGGTCGACTGA